The Thaumasiovibrio subtropicus genome window below encodes:
- the putP gene encoding sodium/proline symporter PutP → MIETNFAISATFLAYLVMMLVIGYVAYRQTSNSSDYFLGGRSLGPWPAALSAGASDMSGWLLLGLPGYAFASGYEAIWLGGGLLVGTWLNWLVSAKRLRTYSIVADDAITLPEYLSRRFNDQGKLLQIISAIFILLFFLFYTSSGLVAGGKLFETVFGLNYQTAVIIGTVCVVSYTLFGGFLAVAWTDLVQGLLMAAALLIVPIAAMNGGFGQLESDLAAINPELLTIFNDNEGKPLTAIAIISLVAWGLGYFGQPHILARFKASRTNRELTTARRIAVVWSGLSMAGAMLVGLVGLLYVTNQPGLELADGERIFMILVDAMFHPVIAGILLAAILAAIMSTADSQLLVSSSALAEDLFKPLLRPNATNSEVVMVGRLGVVGVSIIALVLAFNPDSTVLGLVSYAWAGFGAAFGPVVILSLYWRGMSKFGAAAGIVVGGLTVVWWKQQTGGLFDVYEIVPGFIFATIATVGVSLLAKPDQEVEYLYDKFETKLETLD, encoded by the coding sequence ATGATTGAAACAAACTTTGCGATATCAGCAACGTTTCTTGCTTACTTAGTAATGATGTTGGTGATTGGTTATGTCGCGTATCGTCAAACGAGCAATAGTAGTGACTACTTTCTTGGCGGACGTTCTCTAGGACCTTGGCCTGCCGCTTTGTCTGCTGGGGCCTCTGATATGTCAGGATGGCTATTGCTTGGCTTGCCAGGCTATGCTTTTGCCTCTGGCTATGAAGCTATTTGGCTGGGCGGGGGGTTATTGGTGGGTACTTGGCTAAACTGGTTAGTCAGTGCGAAACGTCTACGCACTTACAGCATCGTTGCTGATGACGCGATCACCTTGCCTGAATACCTTTCTCGACGCTTCAATGATCAAGGTAAACTCCTACAGATCATTTCCGCTATCTTCATTCTTTTGTTCTTCCTTTTCTATACCAGCTCAGGCTTGGTCGCGGGTGGTAAGTTATTTGAGACGGTTTTTGGTCTAAATTATCAAACCGCCGTCATTATTGGCACCGTATGCGTGGTGTCTTACACCTTGTTTGGTGGATTCCTCGCAGTGGCATGGACCGATTTGGTGCAAGGTTTATTGATGGCTGCGGCACTGTTGATTGTGCCGATCGCAGCAATGAATGGCGGCTTCGGTCAGCTTGAGAGTGATCTCGCGGCGATAAACCCAGAGTTGTTGACGATATTCAACGACAACGAAGGTAAGCCATTAACGGCTATTGCCATCATCTCATTGGTCGCATGGGGTTTAGGTTACTTCGGACAGCCCCATATTCTCGCGCGTTTTAAGGCGTCACGTACGAATCGTGAGTTAACGACGGCACGTCGTATTGCCGTTGTTTGGTCTGGATTATCCATGGCGGGAGCAATGCTCGTTGGTCTCGTTGGCCTGCTTTACGTGACAAATCAACCGGGACTGGAGCTGGCTGACGGCGAGCGTATCTTCATGATCTTGGTCGATGCCATGTTCCACCCTGTGATTGCGGGTATTTTACTTGCCGCCATCCTTGCTGCGATTATGAGTACTGCGGATTCTCAATTGTTGGTGTCATCTTCGGCACTGGCGGAAGACTTGTTCAAGCCGTTACTTCGCCCTAATGCAACCAACAGTGAAGTTGTCATGGTGGGGCGTTTGGGTGTCGTTGGTGTGTCTATCATTGCATTGGTACTGGCATTTAATCCAGATAGCACGGTACTTGGTCTTGTCTCTTATGCGTGGGCAGGCTTCGGGGCGGCATTCGGTCCTGTGGTTATTCTCAGCCTTTATTGGCGTGGTATGAGTAAGTTTGGTGCCGCAGCGGGTATTGTTGTGGGTGGCCTTACCGTTGTGTGGTGGAAGCAGCAAACCGGCGGCTTGTTCGATGTGTATGAAATTGTGCCGGGCTTTATCTTTGCGACGATCGCGACGGTGGGTGTAAGTTTGCTAGCAAAACCTGATCAAGAGGTTGAATACCTTTACGATAAGTTTGAAACCAAACTTGAAACGCTCGACTAG